GCCAAAAATATGCCCTGCCGCCCATTATCCATATAAGGATTAGTTAACAGAGTGAGCCGACTTGCATTTGGTCAAAGCTGGGTATTGGTAATACTTTTATGTTTCACGTTCTGAATTGGGCTGTTATAATGATGCAGATGATATACTTAGGAGGATTTCGCCATGACCACATTTGAAAAGTTAAAGCCTATAATTGCAGACCAACTCGGAGTCAAACTAGAGAATGTAAAACCGGAAGCATCTTTCAAGGATGACTTCGAGGCTGATTCGCTTGATATGATGAACATGACGATGAAAATTGAAGATGAATTCGCAATTGAAATTAGTGACAAAGTCGCAGCGACGCTTCAAACGGTCGGTGATGTTGTAAACTATATTAAAAAC
The Neobacillus sp. PS3-40 genome window above contains:
- the acpP gene encoding acyl carrier protein encodes the protein MTTFEKLKPIIADQLGVKLENVKPEASFKDDFEADSLDMMNMTMKIEDEFAIEISDKVAATLQTVGDVVNYIKNR